One Candidatus Eisenbacteria bacterium genomic window carries:
- a CDS encoding 3'-5' exonuclease, producing MNAIRQPELKRPLVSLDLETTGTYVFRDRIVEIAMVKLHPDGRRERWVRRVNPEMRIPIEATAIHGITNADVEGSPTFRKI from the coding sequence ATGAACGCGATCAGACAGCCCGAGCTCAAGCGCCCGCTGGTCTCGCTCGACCTGGAGACGACGGGAACCTATGTCTTCAGGGACCGGATCGTGGAGATCGCCATGGTCAAGCTCCACCCGGACGGCAGGCGGGAGCGCTGGGTCCGGCGGGTGAATCCCGAGATGCGGATCCCCATCGAGGCGACCGCCATTCACGGGATCACGAATGCCGACGTCGAGGGCAGCCCCACCTTCCGCAAGATCG